A window of Citrus sinensis cultivar Valencia sweet orange chromosome 7, DVS_A1.0, whole genome shotgun sequence contains these coding sequences:
- the LOC102621266 gene encoding trimethyltridecatetraene synthase-like: MEDPITSPSNSAIFYSILFFLPIVLFLFRRRFSRKVNLPPGPKPWPFIGNLNLIGPLPHVSIHSLSQKYGPLMHLKFGLSSVVVGSSVEVAELLLKTHDISFASRPALLAGKYTTYNYSGMATAPYGPYWRQARKICLMELLGTKRLDQFEYMRVEERNAFLFELFKSVSTYVHLKDHLYTLNHTSICRMVLGKRYTDKAEKNTVTPKDFTEMLEELFLLNGILDIGDSIPWLASFDLQGHVKRMKDVSKKLDKFYEDILDEHYARRKSIKDYGVHDMVDVLLHLADDPSLEVKLEREHIKALIQDLLTAGTDTSAINVEWAMSELLKSPETIQKATEELDRAIGRDRWVEEKDIVSLPYLQAIVKETMRLHPVAPLLAPRVAREDCKVAGYDILKNTRVMVNVWAIGRDPTIWEKPNEFRPERFIGKEIDVKGHDFQLLPFGSGRRMCIGYGLGLKVVQSTLANLLHGFEWKLPGDMKNEDLNMEDRFGLTMSRKVPLVVVPSKPRLPLHLYLCE; this comes from the exons ATGGAAGATCCTATAACTAGCCCTTCAAACTCagctattttttattcaattcttttctttctccccATCGTCCTCTTCTTATTTCGCCGCCGATTTTCACGTAAAGTAAACTTGCCACCCGGTCCAAAGCCGTGGCCCTTCATCGGAAACCTCAACCTTATCGGCCCTCTTCCTCACGTCTCCATCCACTCTCTCTCCCAGAAATACGGCCCCCTTATGCACCTCAAATTCGGCCTCTCCTCAGTTGTTGTAGGCTCATCAGTAGAAGTAGCTGAGCTCTTGCTCAAGACTCATGACATTAGTTTTGCTTCAAGGCCAGCTCTTCTTGCTGGGAAGTACACAACTTACAATTATTCTGGCATGGCCACTGCGCCCTATGGCCCATATTGGCGCCAGGCTCGTAAAATCTGCTTAATGGAACTTCTCGGTACAAAACGCTTGGATCAGTTTGAGTACATGAGGGTAGAAGAAAGAAACGCTTTTCTCTTTGAGTTGTTCAAATCAGTTTCCACGTATGTTCATTTGAAAGATCATCTCTACACACTCAATCACACTTCGATTTGTCGGATGGTGTTGGGGAAAAGGTATACGGACAAAGCTGAAAAAAATACTGTGACTCCAAAAGACTTCACGGAAATGCTTGAAGAACTGTTCTTGCTTAATGGTATTTTAGATATTGGGGACTCAATTCCATGGCTTGCTTCTTTCGATTTACAAGGGCATGTTAAGAGAATGAAGGATGTGAGCAAGAagcttgataaattttatgagGATATTTTGGATGAGCACTATGCTAGGAGAAAATCGATTAAGGATTATGGGGTTCATGATATGGTTGATGTTCTTTTGCATCTTGCGGATGATCCTTCTCTTGAAGTTAAGCTTGAAAGAGAACACATTAAGGCACTAATCCAG gaTCTTTTAACTGCTGGAACTGACACATCGGCAATCAACGTTGAATGGGCAATGTCAGAGCTCTTGAAAAGTCCAGAAACTATACAAAAGGCGACTGAAGAACTAGATAGAGCAATTGGGAGAGATAGATGGGTAGAAGAGAAAGACATTGTTAGCCTTCCATACTTACAAGCAATTGTTAAAGAAACAATGCGTCTCCACCCTGTGGCACCATTGCTTGCTCCTCGAGTTGCTAGAGAAGATTGCAAAGTTGCTGGCTATGACATTCTTAAAAACACTCGAGTGATGGTTAATGTATGGGCAATAGGGAGAGATCCGACCATATGGGAAAAGCCTAATGAATTTAGGCCGGAGAGATTCATCGGTAAAGAGATTGATGTTAAAGGCCATGATTTTCAATTGCTACCATTTGGATCTGGGAGGAGGATGTGCATTGGTTATGGTCTAGGGCTTAAGGTTGTTCAGTCAACTTTGGCAAATCTTTTGCATGGTTTTGAATGGAAATTACCAGGTGATATGAAGAATGAGGACTTGAATATGGAGGACAGATTTGGACTCACAATGTCTAGAAAAGTCCCACTTGTTGTTGTCCCTAGTAAACCTCGGCTTCCTCTTCATCTTTACTTATGTGAGTAG
- the LOC107174588 gene encoding uncharacterized protein LOC107174588 has product MEQYLKCSKRTMTNFKVVKVEQIPRAENFRADILAIMVATSDKKIPQYRITSTLITDNGKQFANYSFREFCKNLITELKFCSLAHPQTNRQVEAANKTIKKLLKTRLGEKKGIWVDELPGVLWPYRTTHKTAIGENPFALAFEHEAVVPVEIGMGTHRTEYFDEEKNKE; this is encoded by the exons ATGGAGCAGTATCTTAAATGTTCCAAGCGGACTATGACTAATTTCAAAGTAGTGAAAGTTGAGCAAATACCGAGGGCTGAAAACTTTCGAGCAGATATCTTGGCAATAATGGTGGCAACTTCAGATAAGAAGATACCCCA ATATAGGATCACCTCCACTCTCATTACGGATAATGGCAAACAGTTTGCTAACTACAGCTTCAGGGAATTTTGCAAGAACTTAATAACTGAGCTGAAATTTTGCTCACTAGCTCATCCGCAGACAAACAGACAAGTAGAGGCTGCGAACAAGACTATAAAGAAGCTGTTGAAAACCAGACTTGGCGAAAAGAAAGGAATTTGGGTTGATGAACTACCTGGTGTGCTTTGGCCCTACAGAACCACTCACAAGACCGCCATAGGAGAAAACCCCTTTGCATTGGCTTTTGAGCATGAGGCCGTTGTTCCAGTAGAGATTGGGATGGGCACACACCGTACAGAATATTTCgatgaagagaaaaataaagagtag